In the genome of Myroides phaeus, one region contains:
- a CDS encoding solute carrier family 23 protein, with protein MAKEEKAIVLAVDEKPKLGQWILLSIQHLFAMFGATVLVPALTGMNPAIALISSGIGTLVFIFITKGKVPSYLGSSFAFINPIIAMKALEADPNSGMPVGSFLVGSFLVGVVYSLVSLIIAKAGTNWLMKLLPPIVVGPVIMVIGLGLASTAVGMVTNNPAGEYDLNYVLIGLVTLSITIITAIFTRGFLSVIPVLVGIIGGYTFASIMGVVHFEAVANAKWIAVPEFMMPFIDYEPSVSWYVILLMLPVAIVPIAEHIGHQLVLSKVIGKDLIKEPGLDRSMLGDGVATMLASLIGGPPNTTYGENIGVLAITRAFSIYIFIGAACFAILFGFCGKVAALLSTIPSPVMGGVSILLFGIIASSGLRMLVENNVDFKVKRNLIISSVILIIGIGGAAIHIGDLFSLEGMALASIIGIVLNLVLPGREEVKFDEMFKDS; from the coding sequence ATGGCTAAAGAAGAAAAGGCTATTGTATTGGCCGTTGATGAAAAACCAAAATTAGGTCAGTGGATACTATTGAGTATTCAACATTTATTTGCCATGTTTGGGGCTACCGTTTTGGTTCCTGCATTAACAGGTATGAATCCTGCAATTGCCTTAATATCAAGTGGAATTGGTACTTTGGTTTTTATTTTTATTACAAAAGGAAAAGTGCCTTCTTATTTAGGTTCGTCATTCGCTTTTATTAACCCTATTATCGCAATGAAAGCATTGGAGGCAGATCCTAATTCAGGAATGCCTGTTGGTAGCTTTTTAGTGGGGAGTTTCCTTGTTGGGGTTGTGTATTCGTTAGTGTCGTTAATCATAGCAAAAGCAGGTACGAATTGGTTGATGAAACTATTACCTCCAATTGTAGTAGGTCCTGTTATTATGGTTATCGGTCTTGGTTTAGCAAGTACAGCAGTGGGAATGGTTACTAATAATCCGGCTGGAGAGTATGATTTGAATTATGTGTTGATTGGATTAGTAACGCTTTCAATTACGATTATTACGGCTATTTTTACAAGAGGATTTTTAAGTGTTATTCCCGTATTAGTAGGAATAATCGGAGGATATACTTTTGCTTCTATAATGGGAGTTGTACATTTTGAAGCTGTAGCAAATGCTAAGTGGATTGCAGTTCCAGAGTTTATGATGCCTTTTATTGATTATGAACCATCTGTTTCTTGGTATGTAATTCTGTTGATGTTACCAGTGGCAATTGTGCCTATTGCAGAGCATATTGGACACCAATTGGTATTGAGTAAAGTAATCGGAAAAGATTTAATCAAAGAACCAGGGTTAGATAGATCTATGTTAGGAGATGGTGTAGCGACAATGTTGGCATCTTTGATTGGTGGACCACCCAATACGACTTATGGAGAAAATATCGGTGTATTAGCCATCACAAGAGCTTTTAGTATTTATATTTTTATCGGGGCAGCGTGTTTTGCTATTCTATTTGGATTCTGTGGAAAGGTAGCAGCCTTGTTAAGTACTATTCCGTCACCAGTAATGGGGGGAGTATCTATTTTGTTATTCGGTATTATTGCGTCAAGTGGGTTGCGTATGTTGGTAGAGAATAATGTAGATTTCAAGGTTAAGAGAAACTTGATTATTTCGTCTGTTATTTTAATTATCGGAATTGGAGGAGCAGCTATTCATATTGGAGATTTGTTTTCATTAGAAGGAATGGCATTAGCGTCTATCATCGGTATTGTTTTGAACTTAGTTTTACCAGGAAGGGAAGAAGTTAAGTTTGATGAGATGTTTAAGGATTCTTAA
- a CDS encoding TlpA family protein disulfide reductase, giving the protein MKEKKKGKGWISNILFIIFIGVVFFTPLGTSFKVWVNRLVAMSPSLEKQEDVKKVSFEDWIVVDEEGKPFDFTTVEGKVVIINFWATWCPPCIAEKPSFQELYNDYKDKVVFMFVTNDPVDKVKAFKEKNEYTLPVYYEKNSAPTELYSTSLPSSYVIDKKGNIVVKKFRAADWNSSKFRVTLDELLK; this is encoded by the coding sequence ATGAAAGAGAAGAAAAAGGGGAAAGGTTGGATATCTAATATTCTATTTATAATATTTATTGGGGTAGTGTTTTTTACGCCACTTGGAACAAGTTTTAAAGTATGGGTAAATCGCCTTGTTGCTATGAGTCCGTCTTTAGAGAAGCAAGAGGATGTGAAGAAGGTGAGTTTTGAAGACTGGATAGTTGTTGATGAAGAGGGTAAACCTTTTGATTTTACTACTGTAGAAGGTAAAGTTGTTATTATCAACTTTTGGGCTACGTGGTGTCCTCCTTGTATTGCTGAGAAACCGAGTTTTCAAGAGCTTTACAACGATTATAAGGATAAGGTAGTATTTATGTTTGTAACGAATGATCCAGTGGATAAGGTGAAAGCGTTTAAAGAAAAGAATGAATATACTTTACCTGTGTATTATGAAAAGAATAGTGCGCCAACAGAATTATATTCTACATCACTTCCGTCATCGTATGTGATTGACAAAAAAGGGAATATTGTGGTTAAGAAATTTAGAGCAGCCGATTGGAATAGCTCTAAGTTTAGAGTTACGTTAGACGAATTGCTGAAATAG
- a CDS encoding glyceraldehyde-3-phosphate dehydrogenase gives MKNNSLYEKELAFQADRRKACVEFIKIVSDLWYDKSIELLMFRNQLIDRSVSDIINLHEYAAKFVGKPINIFDSVEIAEAIQKADLPPSRIDIGRLTYEYHLEDNQHSNALAFVNAKLKDAKETEELVPKDVVLYGFGRIGRLLARELMNKIGKGQQMRLRAIVTRDKNDATLLEKRASLLKYDSVHGDFEGSVIADPENNALIINGTTVHMISANSPEEIDYTAYDIDNALIIDNTGAFKTDEDLKRHLTAKGASKVLLTAPGKGVPNIVHGVNHTEYNPEEVDIWSAASCTTNAITPILKVMEDNFGVVKGHLETIHAYTNDQNLVDNMHKKYRRGRAAALNMVITETGAGSAVAKALPSLAGKLTSNAIRVPVPNGSLVVLNLEVEKTTSVDELNEVMRKAALNGDLVEQIKYSINNELVSSDIVGTSAPSIFDSKATIVSADGKNVVMYVWYDNEYGYSHQVIRLAKYVAQVRRYTYY, from the coding sequence ATGAAGAACAATAGCTTATACGAAAAGGAATTAGCATTTCAAGCAGACCGCAGAAAGGCTTGTGTAGAATTCATTAAAATCGTTAGTGACTTATGGTATGATAAGTCTATCGAATTATTAATGTTCCGTAATCAACTAATCGACCGTAGCGTAAGCGATATCATCAACTTACACGAATACGCTGCAAAATTTGTTGGAAAACCAATCAACATTTTCGATTCAGTAGAAATCGCTGAAGCTATTCAAAAAGCAGACTTACCACCATCAAGAATTGATATCGGTCGTTTGACTTACGAATACCACTTAGAAGATAACCAACACAGTAACGCTTTAGCTTTCGTAAACGCGAAATTAAAAGATGCTAAAGAAACTGAAGAATTAGTACCAAAAGACGTTGTATTATACGGATTTGGACGTATCGGTAGATTATTAGCTCGTGAGTTAATGAACAAAATCGGTAAAGGACAACAAATGCGTTTAAGAGCAATTGTAACTCGTGATAAAAACGATGCTACTTTGTTAGAAAAACGTGCTTCTTTATTAAAATATGACTCTGTACACGGAGATTTCGAAGGTTCAGTTATCGCTGACCCAGAAAACAATGCTTTAATCATCAACGGAACTACTGTTCATATGATTTCTGCTAACTCTCCAGAAGAGATTGATTATACAGCTTACGATATTGACAATGCACTTATCATTGACAATACAGGAGCTTTCAAAACTGACGAAGACCTTAAGAGACACTTAACTGCTAAAGGAGCTTCTAAAGTATTATTAACTGCTCCAGGTAAAGGTGTTCCAAACATCGTACACGGTGTTAACCACACTGAGTACAACCCAGAGGAAGTTGATATTTGGTCAGCTGCTTCTTGTACTACAAACGCAATTACTCCTATTCTTAAAGTAATGGAAGATAATTTCGGAGTAGTAAAAGGACACTTAGAAACTATCCACGCTTACACAAATGACCAAAACTTGGTTGACAATATGCACAAAAAATACCGTCGTGGTAGAGCTGCAGCGTTAAACATGGTTATTACTGAAACAGGTGCTGGAAGTGCTGTTGCTAAAGCATTACCATCATTAGCTGGTAAATTAACTTCTAACGCTATTCGTGTACCAGTTCCAAATGGTTCATTAGTAGTATTAAACTTAGAAGTTGAAAAAACAACTTCAGTTGACGAGTTAAACGAAGTTATGCGTAAAGCAGCTTTAAATGGTGATTTAGTAGAGCAAATCAAATATTCAATCAACAATGAATTAGTATCTTCTGATATCGTTGGTACTTCTGCTCCATCTATCTTTGATAGTAAAGCAACTATTGTTTCTGCTGACGGTAAAAACGTTGTTATGTACGTTTGGTATGATAACGAATATGGTTATAGCCACCAAGTTATCCGTTTAGCTAAATATGTAGCGCAAGTTAGACGTTATACTTACTATTAG
- a CDS encoding S1C family serine protease encodes MKKTLSIFFISLLSGALTLGGYKILFENKQQAQELNTTENALPDTTQASRITPLPGSLDFTKSAESTVNAVVHVKNLSYITTRSNPLLEFFYGYKGGTQAQVGTGSGVIITEDGYIVTNNHVIANSSELEVTLNNDETYKAKLIGTDKQMDIALLKIEPKDKLPYIVFGDSDNIQLGEWVLAVGNPFNLTSTVTAGIVSAKARNLSKTGIQSFIQTDAAINPGNSGGALVNTRGELIGINTMISSNTGSYVGYAFAVPSNVTRKIVEDLLEYGNVQQGVLGVSGFELNQQLIAELNLKNTKNGFYVKEITPNSGAEKAGIKTGDIITKINNKDIKTFVDIKSVLNTKRPNDLVDISFIRDNEPQQTQIALIKRENQQFAYKGIEFEELSDEDREENNINYGIKIVRITDKELSNYKRELEGSLLISINGIKIMSINQAKDILNQVGLSQKIKADIVTLKGEHLRLLI; translated from the coding sequence ATGAAGAAAACTCTTAGTATATTCTTTATCAGTCTTCTTAGTGGTGCTCTAACATTAGGAGGATATAAAATTTTATTTGAAAATAAACAACAAGCACAAGAGCTAAATACTACTGAAAATGCGTTGCCAGACACTACTCAGGCATCGCGCATTACTCCTCTTCCAGGCAGTCTTGACTTTACAAAATCGGCAGAAAGCACCGTCAATGCGGTAGTTCACGTTAAAAACCTAAGCTATATCACTACGCGTTCTAATCCGTTGTTAGAATTTTTCTACGGATATAAAGGAGGTACACAAGCACAAGTGGGTACAGGTTCTGGAGTTATCATTACAGAAGATGGATATATTGTAACCAACAACCACGTAATTGCTAATTCGTCTGAATTAGAGGTGACCTTAAATAACGATGAGACTTATAAAGCAAAACTCATTGGTACAGATAAACAAATGGACATTGCCCTGCTAAAAATAGAACCTAAAGACAAACTGCCCTACATCGTATTTGGAGATTCTGACAATATCCAATTGGGAGAATGGGTATTGGCTGTTGGTAATCCATTTAACTTAACCTCAACGGTTACAGCGGGAATTGTATCTGCTAAAGCAAGAAACTTATCTAAAACAGGTATACAGTCGTTTATACAAACTGATGCTGCTATCAACCCTGGTAACAGTGGTGGTGCATTGGTAAACACGCGTGGAGAACTAATCGGTATCAACACAATGATTTCATCCAACACCGGTTCTTATGTCGGTTATGCCTTTGCAGTTCCGTCTAATGTAACCCGTAAAATAGTTGAGGATTTGTTAGAGTATGGAAACGTACAACAAGGGGTACTTGGGGTAAGTGGTTTTGAGTTAAACCAACAGCTCATAGCAGAACTAAACTTAAAAAACACGAAAAACGGTTTTTATGTCAAAGAGATTACTCCTAATTCCGGAGCTGAAAAGGCAGGAATAAAAACGGGAGATATCATAACAAAAATCAACAACAAAGACATTAAGACATTTGTAGATATTAAGTCCGTGCTCAACACAAAAAGACCAAATGATTTAGTTGATATTAGTTTTATTAGAGATAACGAACCACAGCAAACGCAAATTGCCTTAATTAAACGAGAGAATCAGCAATTTGCCTATAAGGGAATTGAATTCGAAGAATTAAGTGACGAAGATCGAGAAGAAAACAACATCAATTACGGTATCAAAATAGTGCGAATTACAGACAAAGAACTGTCAAATTACAAGAGAGAATTAGAGGGTAGCTTGCTTATTTCTATCAATGGAATTAAAATTATGTCTATAAATCAGGCCAAAGACATCCTAAATCAGGTAGGGCTTTCTCAAAAAATAAAGGCAGATATTGTCACTTTGAAAGGAGAACATTTACGTTTACTAATATAA
- the dapF gene encoding diaminopimelate epimerase: MIKFYKYQGTGNDFVMIDNRSGFFPKQDKALVAFLCHRRFGVGGDGLILLENDEQYDFRMVYFNADGSESTMCGNGGRCLVAFAKQLGIITNDKCRFIAIDGEHNATIDKDNKVSLQMIDVQEITVNKEYCFLNTGSPHHVELVRNVKEYDVFNNGKEIRESELYAPGGTNVNFVEQEGPNHFRIRTFERGVEDETLSCGTGATAVAISMYLTGKADDTTIKIDVEGGNLKVAFEVDENKKFSKVFLNGPAELVFEGTIEI; encoded by the coding sequence ATGATTAAGTTTTATAAATATCAAGGAACAGGGAACGACTTTGTGATGATTGACAACAGAAGTGGGTTCTTTCCAAAACAAGACAAAGCGTTAGTTGCTTTTTTATGTCACCGTCGTTTTGGTGTAGGAGGAGATGGTTTGATATTATTAGAAAACGATGAACAGTACGACTTTAGAATGGTTTACTTTAACGCAGATGGTAGTGAGAGTACAATGTGTGGTAATGGAGGGAGATGTTTAGTTGCTTTTGCAAAGCAGTTGGGAATAATAACAAATGATAAATGCCGTTTTATTGCTATTGATGGAGAACACAATGCTACGATAGATAAAGATAACAAGGTGTCGTTACAGATGATTGACGTGCAAGAGATCACTGTAAATAAAGAATATTGCTTTTTAAATACGGGTTCACCTCATCACGTGGAGTTGGTTAGAAATGTAAAGGAGTACGATGTTTTTAACAACGGAAAGGAGATTCGCGAAAGTGAACTATATGCTCCAGGAGGTACTAATGTGAACTTTGTAGAGCAAGAAGGTCCTAATCATTTTAGAATAAGAACGTTTGAAAGAGGAGTAGAAGACGAGACTTTATCTTGTGGTACGGGAGCAACAGCGGTGGCTATCTCTATGTATTTAACAGGAAAGGCAGACGATACTACTATAAAGATTGACGTGGAAGGTGGGAACCTAAAGGTTGCTTTTGAGGTAGATGAAAACAAGAAGTTTAGCAAGGTGTTCTTAAATGGTCCGGCTGAATTAGTGTTTGAAGGAACAATTGAAATTTAA
- a CDS encoding GNAT family N-acetyltransferase, with product MLHIQGETIYLRALEPEDLEFIYQIENDMSLWEVSNTQTPYSRFLIHQYLENAHLDIYEAKQLRLVICDKDDKATLGLIDLFDFDPKNNKAGVGIVIQDLNERNRGIGSEALELVINYSQQYLGLNQLYANIATDNTASTHLFTKYGFELIGVKKQWNKVGSVYKDEAMYQLIF from the coding sequence ATGTTGCATATTCAAGGAGAAACGATTTATCTGCGTGCTTTAGAGCCAGAGGATTTAGAGTTTATATATCAGATTGAAAACGATATGTCGCTGTGGGAGGTTAGTAATACGCAAACGCCATACAGTCGATTTTTAATTCACCAATATTTAGAAAATGCCCATTTAGATATTTATGAGGCAAAACAATTGCGCTTGGTAATTTGTGATAAAGACGACAAGGCTACACTTGGATTGATAGACTTGTTTGACTTTGATCCTAAGAACAATAAAGCGGGGGTTGGAATCGTTATTCAAGACCTTAATGAACGCAATAGGGGTATTGGTTCAGAAGCGTTAGAATTGGTTATAAATTACAGCCAACAGTATTTGGGATTAAACCAATTGTATGCTAATATTGCAACTGATAATACGGCAAGTACACACTTGTTTACCAAGTATGGTTTTGAACTAATTGGCGTTAAAAAACAATGGAATAAAGTTGGCTCTGTCTATAAAGATGAGGCTATGTATCAATTAATATTTTAA
- the mltG gene encoding endolytic transglycosylase MltG → MKLKNILVLLVVLGGFGLLGYLYVWYGKAFSPNLHGWDEKEYVYLTEGDNFQTVVKKLEPYLNDVNGFEEIAEQRSYSGNIMGGKFKLRNGMNSYDLIQALRDNVPVRLTFNNMERVENLAGRMAAQVEPDSLAFLQSFYDESFLKETGFTKENVLTCFLPETYEFYWNVNPLKIRNRVHKEYIRFWNAEREEKAKALGLTPIEVSILASIVQKETSKNDEKSKVAGVYLNRLKMGMPLQADPTVVYAKKLYTGDFDQVIKRVYLKDTEVPSPYNTYQNTGLPPGPIFMADKNTIDAVLNAEKHDYVYFCASVEKMGYHEFAVTLAQHNANSRKYSAWLNQNGIK, encoded by the coding sequence ATGAAATTAAAGAACATCTTAGTTTTACTTGTAGTATTAGGAGGATTCGGTTTATTAGGATATCTGTACGTTTGGTACGGAAAGGCATTTTCTCCAAACTTACACGGATGGGATGAAAAAGAATATGTGTACTTAACAGAGGGAGATAATTTTCAAACTGTGGTTAAGAAGTTAGAGCCGTATTTGAATGATGTGAATGGTTTTGAGGAGATCGCTGAACAACGAAGCTACTCTGGAAATATTATGGGTGGAAAGTTCAAGTTGAGAAACGGAATGAACAGTTACGACCTTATTCAAGCTTTGAGAGATAATGTGCCTGTTCGTTTGACGTTTAATAATATGGAGCGCGTTGAAAACTTGGCAGGGCGTATGGCAGCACAAGTTGAACCAGATAGTTTAGCTTTCTTACAATCGTTTTACGACGAGAGTTTCTTGAAAGAAACAGGGTTTACAAAAGAGAATGTATTGACGTGTTTTTTACCAGAAACGTATGAGTTTTATTGGAATGTAAATCCGTTGAAAATTAGAAATAGAGTGCACAAAGAGTATATCCGTTTTTGGAATGCTGAGCGTGAGGAGAAAGCAAAAGCTTTGGGATTAACTCCTATTGAAGTGTCTATTTTAGCGTCTATCGTACAAAAAGAAACTTCTAAAAATGACGAGAAGTCTAAAGTAGCGGGTGTATATCTTAACCGCTTAAAAATGGGAATGCCTTTACAAGCTGATCCAACAGTGGTGTATGCTAAGAAATTATATACAGGTGATTTTGATCAAGTAATCAAAAGAGTGTACTTAAAAGACACTGAAGTACCATCTCCGTATAATACGTATCAAAATACTGGATTGCCTCCAGGGCCAATCTTTATGGCAGATAAGAATACAATTGACGCTGTGTTAAATGCAGAGAAACACGATTATGTGTATTTCTGTGCAAGCGTTGAGAAAATGGGGTATCACGAGTTTGCTGTTACTTTAGCGCAACACAATGCTAATAGTAGAAAATACAGTGCTTGGTTAAACCAAAATGGAATAAAATAA
- a CDS encoding efflux transporter outer membrane subunit — MNTKRILTYTLYASMVSALVALQSCAPQSKYRAPQLDLPESYRGQSDSIRTASDSVGIADIDWRTFFEDETLIHLIEKGLEHNFDMQNAVKNIEIANMKAGQAKLEWLPSINMDMGSVSYQYKSQNYYGSPSSKYYADKGKDAPDNMYVNSAQYITGLGLSWEIDIWGKIKSKSTEALARYLQTNEAKKAVQTTLIANIAEGYYNLLLLDAQMEVAETNYELTKNTLKIVELQRDAGQITSLAIQQTRNQMLVAKALIPSLKQQIAIQENALSLLTGQLPNDIERDTKLADVKYDETLTTGIPLYMISQRPDVQAAELELQAKNAIVGVTQTSRYPSLQIDLTGGLNSMLGSNWFNIPGSLFGGLVGKLTAPIFNKKKLKTDFEVAKIERTKSEIDFQKTVYTAITEVTDALITSETVREQIDIAEEQVSTSRLGVKQSNLLFNSGYATYIEVINAQKNMLDSELNLNKLKQNKLLSRVKLYKSLGGGWK, encoded by the coding sequence ATGAATACAAAAAGAATATTAACATACACTTTATATGCTTCGATGGTTTCTGCTTTGGTGGCATTACAATCTTGTGCACCACAATCGAAATACAGAGCACCTCAATTAGACTTGCCTGAAAGCTATAGAGGACAAAGTGATTCAATTAGAACAGCAAGCGACTCTGTTGGTATTGCTGATATTGATTGGAGAACGTTCTTTGAAGATGAAACGTTAATCCACTTAATTGAGAAAGGATTAGAACACAACTTTGATATGCAGAATGCGGTCAAAAACATTGAAATTGCCAATATGAAAGCGGGCCAAGCTAAATTAGAATGGTTGCCTTCAATTAATATGGATATGGGAAGTGTTTCTTATCAATATAAATCTCAAAACTACTATGGCTCGCCTTCTTCTAAGTACTATGCTGACAAGGGGAAAGATGCTCCTGATAATATGTATGTAAACTCGGCACAATACATCACTGGTTTAGGGTTGAGCTGGGAAATAGATATTTGGGGAAAAATAAAGAGTAAAAGTACAGAGGCATTAGCAAGATACTTACAGACCAATGAGGCTAAGAAAGCAGTACAAACTACTTTAATTGCTAATATTGCTGAGGGATATTACAACTTACTGTTGTTAGACGCACAAATGGAAGTAGCTGAAACCAACTATGAGTTGACTAAAAACACCCTGAAGATTGTAGAATTACAACGCGATGCGGGACAAATCACTTCCTTGGCGATTCAGCAAACGCGTAACCAAATGTTGGTTGCCAAAGCCTTAATTCCTTCTTTGAAACAACAGATTGCTATTCAAGAAAATGCCTTGTCATTACTTACTGGTCAGTTGCCTAATGATATTGAAAGGGACACCAAATTAGCTGATGTGAAATACGACGAAACCCTGACAACAGGTATTCCGTTGTATATGATTAGTCAAAGACCTGATGTACAAGCAGCAGAATTAGAATTACAAGCTAAAAATGCTATTGTAGGGGTAACACAAACAAGTAGATATCCATCATTACAAATAGACCTTACAGGAGGATTAAACAGTATGTTAGGATCTAATTGGTTCAATATTCCTGGTTCTCTTTTTGGTGGTTTAGTTGGTAAACTTACTGCTCCTATTTTCAATAAAAAGAAACTAAAAACAGACTTTGAAGTAGCTAAAATTGAAAGAACGAAGTCAGAGATTGACTTTCAGAAAACAGTTTACACAGCAATAACAGAAGTAACAGATGCTTTGATTACATCTGAAACTGTGAGAGAGCAAATTGATATTGCAGAGGAACAAGTTTCTACATCAAGATTAGGGGTTAAGCAATCTAACTTATTATTTAATAGTGGATATGCAACATATATTGAGGTAATCAACGCACAAAAAAATATGCTTGATAGTGAGTTGAATTTGAATAAACTTAAACAAAACAAATTGCTATCGAGAGTTAAGCTATACAAATCTCTTGGAGGAGGTTGGAAATAG